A single region of the Pseudomonas sp. VD-NE ins genome encodes:
- a CDS encoding cupin domain-containing protein — translation MKALPFFAAALALSLCTSAAFAHDPSEKVTVLQDQMLKNAPGKKAMMIEVDYKPGQSSIAHKHDGTAMAYVLEGEVISQVKGEQPITYKKGQFWYEPAGSEHLVSKNASQSKPAKLLVFMVLAPDEQVLIPLKN, via the coding sequence ATGAAAGCCCTGCCCTTCTTCGCTGCCGCCCTCGCCCTGAGCCTTTGCACCTCGGCAGCCTTTGCCCACGACCCGTCGGAAAAAGTCACCGTCCTGCAAGACCAGATGCTGAAAAACGCCCCGGGCAAAAAAGCCATGATGATCGAAGTGGACTACAAACCCGGCCAGTCCTCTATCGCCCATAAACACGACGGCACCGCCATGGCTTACGTGCTCGAAGGTGAAGTGATTTCCCAGGTCAAAGGTGAACAACCGATCACCTACAAGAAGGGCCAGTTCTGGTACGAACCCGCTGGCTCGGAACATCTGGTGTCGAAAAATGCCAGCCAAAGCAAACCGGCCAAGTTGCTGGTGTTCATGGTCCTGGCCCCGGATGAACAAGTGTTGATCCCGCTGAAAAACTGA
- a CDS encoding carboxymuconolactone decarboxylase family protein, producing the protein MSPRLDYYNASPKAMKAMIAMEALTANLSIEQPLLQLIRIRASQLNGCAFCTDMHSVDARRAGESDRRLYAIAVWRDSNFFNPRERAALAWAEAVTLLAESRVPDEVYQQAREQFNEGELVDLTMAVTTINSWNRLAVSFRQTPSE; encoded by the coding sequence ATGTCCCCGCGCCTGGATTACTACAACGCTTCGCCCAAGGCGATGAAAGCGATGATTGCCATGGAGGCGCTGACCGCCAACCTCAGTATCGAGCAGCCGCTGCTGCAACTGATCCGCATCCGTGCTTCACAGCTCAATGGCTGCGCGTTCTGCACCGACATGCATTCGGTGGACGCGCGGCGGGCCGGGGAGAGTGATCGGCGGCTGTATGCGATCGCGGTGTGGCGCGACAGCAACTTCTTCAACCCGCGCGAGCGTGCGGCGCTGGCCTGGGCCGAGGCGGTGACGTTATTGGCGGAGAGCCGTGTGCCTGATGAGGTGTATCAGCAGGCGCGCGAGCAATTCAACGAAGGCGAACTGGTTGACCTGACCATGGCCGTGACCACCATCAACAGCTGGAATCGCCTCGCGGTGAGCTTCCGCCAAACCCCAAGCGAATGA
- a CDS encoding putative quinol monooxygenase, giving the protein MSNEVINTVQVQAAAGRSEELGKQLQKIVETLRETPGCDSYLVDRCPEDSHRWTVSARWQSEAAMQAHFNRPEAQGFIDLIDSRLANSVDFNSFPIV; this is encoded by the coding sequence ATGTCCAACGAAGTGATCAATACGGTGCAGGTACAGGCTGCGGCCGGCCGCTCGGAGGAGCTGGGCAAGCAACTGCAGAAGATCGTCGAAACCTTGCGCGAAACGCCGGGCTGCGATTCCTACCTGGTCGACCGCTGCCCCGAGGACAGCCACCGCTGGACGGTCAGTGCCCGCTGGCAATCGGAAGCGGCGATGCAGGCGCATTTCAACCGGCCCGAGGCGCAGGGGTTTATTGACCTGATCGATAGCCGGTTGGCCAATAGTGTGGATTTCAACAGCTTTCCTATCGTCTGA
- a CDS encoding NAD-glutamate dehydrogenase, producing MAFFTAASKADFQHQLQAALAQHISEQALPQVALFAEQFFGIISLDELTQRRLSDLAGCTLSAWRLLERFDHAQPQVRVYNPDYERHGWQSTHTAVEVLHHDLPFLVDSVRTELNRRGYSIHTLQTTVLSVRRGSKGELLEILPKGSTGEGVLHESLMYLEIDRCANAAELNVLSKELEQVLGEVRVAVADFEPMKAKVQDILTQLDNSAFAVDADEKNEIKSFLEWLVGNHFTFLGYEEFVVTDQADGGHIEYDQNSFLGLTKLLRTGLTYDDLRIEDYAVNYLREPTLLSFAKAAHPSRVHRPAYPDYVSIREIDADGKVIKEHRFMGLYTSSVYGESVRVIPFIRRKVEEIETRSGFQSKAHLGKELAQVLEVLPRDDLFQTPVDELFTTVMSIVQIQERNKIRVFLRKDPYGRFCYCLAYVPRDIYSTEVRQKIQQVLMERLKASDCEFWTFFSESVLARVQLILRVDPKNRLDIDPVLLEKEVVQACRSWQDDYAALTVESFGEAHGTNVLADFPKGFPAGYRERFAAHSAVVDMQHLLSLNEKNPLVMSFYQPLGQVSGQRELHCKLYHADTPLALSDVLPILENLGLRVLGEFPYRLRHTNGREFWIHDFAFTAAEGLDLDIQQLNDTLQDAFVHIVRGDAENDAFNRLVLTAGLPWRDVALLRAYARYLKQIRLGFDLGYIASTLNNHTDIARELTRLFKTRFYLARKLSDDDLEDKQLRLEQAILTALDDVQVLNEDRILRRYLDLIKATLRTNFYQTDANGQNKSYFSFKFNPHAIPELPKPVPKFEIFVYSPRVEGVHLRFGNVARGGLRWSDREEDFRTEVLGLVKAQQVKNSVIVPVGAKGGFLPRRLPLGGSRDEIAAEGIACYRIFISGLLDITDNLKDGALVPPLNVVRHDDDDPYLVVAADKGTATFSDIANGIAIDYGFWLGDAFASGGSAGYDHKKMGITAKGAWVGVQRHFRERGINVQEDSITVVGVGDMAGDVFGNGLLMSDKLQLVAAFNHMHIFIDPNPNPATSFVERQRMFDLPRSAWTDYDTSIMSEGGGIFSRSAKSIAISPQMQERFDIKADKLTPTELLNALLKAPVDLLWNGGIGTYVKASTESHADVGDKANDALRVNGNELRCKVVGEGGNLGMTQLGRVEFGLNGGGSNTDFIDNAGGVDCSDHEVNIKILLNEVVQAGDMTDKQRNQLLASMTDEVGNLVLGNNYKQTQALSLAARRAYARIAEYKRLMGDLEGRGKLDRAIEFLPTEEQLAERIAEGHGLTRPELSVLISYSKIDLKEQLLGSLVPDDDYLTRDMETAFPPSLVSKFSEAMRRHRLKREIVSTQIANDLVNHMGITFVQRLKESTGMSPANVAGAYVIVRDIFHLPHWFRQIEALDYQVSADVQLELMDELMRLGRRATRWFLRARRNEQNAARDVAHFGPHLKELGLKLDELLSGEIRENWQARYQAYVEAGVPELLARMVAGTSHLYTLLPIIEASDVTGQNPAEVAKAYFAVGSALDITWYLQQISALPVENNWQALAREAFRDDVDWQQRAITISVLQQGDGTLDVEARLALWMEQHESMISRWRAMLVEIRAASGTDYAMYAVANRELLDLALSGQAVVPAAAANAELELA from the coding sequence ATGGCGTTCTTCACCGCAGCCAGCAAAGCCGACTTCCAGCACCAACTGCAAGCGGCACTGGCGCAGCACATCAGTGAACAGGCACTGCCACAAGTGGCGCTGTTCGCTGAACAATTCTTCGGCATCATTTCCCTGGACGAGCTGACTCAACGTCGCCTCTCCGACCTCGCTGGCTGTACTCTTTCCGCGTGGCGCCTGCTTGAGCGCTTCGATCACGCGCAACCGCAAGTGCGCGTCTACAACCCTGATTACGAGCGTCATGGCTGGCAGTCGACCCACACCGCGGTCGAAGTCCTGCACCATGACCTGCCATTCCTGGTCGACTCGGTTCGTACCGAGCTGAACCGTCGCGGCTACAGCATCCATACCCTGCAAACCACCGTGCTCAGCGTGCGTCGTGGCAGCAAGGGCGAATTGCTGGAAATCCTGCCGAAGGGCAGCACCGGCGAAGGCGTTCTGCACGAATCGCTGATGTACCTGGAAATCGACCGCTGCGCCAACGCGGCCGAACTGAATGTGCTGAGCAAAGAGCTGGAACAGGTTCTCGGTGAAGTCCGCGTCGCGGTCGCCGATTTCGAGCCGATGAAAGCCAAAGTGCAGGACATCCTCACCCAGCTCGACAACAGCGCGTTCGCCGTCGATGCAGACGAAAAGAACGAAATCAAAAGCTTCCTGGAATGGCTGGTGGGCAACCACTTCACCTTCCTCGGCTACGAAGAATTCGTGGTCACCGATCAGGCCGACGGCGGCCACATCGAATACGACCAGAACTCCTTCCTCGGCCTGACCAAACTGCTGCGCACCGGCCTGACCTACGATGACCTGCGCATCGAAGACTATGCGGTGAACTACCTGCGCGAACCGACCCTGCTGTCGTTCGCCAAGGCTGCGCATCCAAGCCGTGTTCACCGTCCGGCCTACCCGGACTACGTGTCGATCCGTGAAATCGACGCTGACGGCAAAGTCATCAAAGAACACCGCTTCATGGGCCTGTACACCTCCTCGGTGTATGGCGAGAGCGTGCGGGTCATCCCGTTCATCCGCCGCAAGGTCGAAGAAATCGAAACGCGCTCCGGCTTCCAGTCCAAGGCTCACCTGGGCAAGGAACTGGCGCAGGTGCTTGAAGTCCTGCCGCGTGATGACCTGTTCCAGACCCCGGTCGACGAACTGTTCACCACCGTGATGTCGATCGTGCAGATCCAGGAACGCAACAAGATCCGCGTGTTCCTGCGCAAAGACCCGTACGGTCGTTTCTGCTACTGCCTGGCCTACGTGCCGCGCGACATCTATTCCACCGAAGTTCGCCAGAAGATCCAGCAAGTGCTGATGGAGCGCCTGAAGGCTTCCGATTGCGAATTCTGGACGTTCTTCTCCGAATCGGTGCTGGCCCGCGTGCAGTTGATCCTGCGTGTCGACCCGAAAAACCGTCTCGACATCGACCCGGTGCTGCTGGAAAAAGAAGTCGTGCAAGCCTGCCGCAGCTGGCAGGACGACTACGCTGCACTGACCGTCGAAAGCTTCGGCGAAGCCCACGGCACCAACGTGCTGGCGGACTTCCCGAAAGGCTTCCCTGCCGGCTACCGCGAGCGTTTTGCCGCGCATTCGGCCGTGGTCGACATGCAGCACTTGTTGAGCCTGAACGAAAAAAATCCGCTGGTGATGAGCTTCTACCAGCCGCTCGGTCAGGTTTCCGGCCAGCGCGAGCTGCATTGCAAGCTGTATCACGCCGACACGCCGCTGGCGCTGTCCGACGTGTTGCCGATTCTGGAAAACCTCGGCCTGCGCGTGCTGGGTGAATTCCCTTACCGTCTGCGTCACACCAATGGCCGCGAGTTCTGGATTCACGACTTCGCGTTCACTGCCGCTGAAGGCCTCGACCTCGACATCCAGCAACTCAACGACACCCTGCAGGACGCCTTCGTCCACATCGTTCGCGGCGACGCCGAAAACGATGCGTTCAACCGTCTGGTACTGACCGCCGGCCTGCCTTGGCGCGACGTGGCGCTGCTGCGTGCTTACGCGCGTTACCTGAAGCAGATTCGTCTGGGCTTCGATCTGGGCTACATCGCCAGCACCCTGAACAACCACACCGACATCGCTCGCGAGCTGACCCGGTTGTTCAAGACCCGCTTCTATCTGGCGCGCAAACTCAGCGACGACGATCTGGAAGACAAGCAACTGCGTCTGGAACAAGCGATTCTGACCGCACTGGACGACGTCCAGGTGCTCAACGAAGACCGTATCCTGCGTCGTTACCTCGACCTGATCAAAGCCACCCTGCGGACCAACTTCTATCAGACTGACGCCAACGGCCAGAACAAGTCGTACTTCAGCTTCAAGTTCAACCCGCACGCGATCCCTGAACTGCCGAAGCCAGTGCCGAAGTTCGAAATCTTCGTTTACTCGCCACGCGTTGAAGGCGTGCACCTGCGCTTCGGTAACGTCGCTCGTGGTGGTCTGCGCTGGTCCGACCGTGAAGAAGACTTCCGTACCGAAGTCCTCGGTCTGGTAAAGGCCCAGCAAGTGAAGAACTCGGTCATCGTGCCAGTGGGTGCGAAGGGCGGCTTCCTGCCGCGTCGCCTGCCACTGGGCGGCAGCCGTGACGAGATCGCGGCCGAGGGCATCGCCTGCTACCGCATCTTCATTTCGGGCTTGCTGGACATCACCGACAACCTGAAAGACGGCGCACTGGTGCCACCATTGAACGTGGTTCGCCACGACGATGACGACCCGTACCTGGTAGTGGCTGCGGACAAGGGCACTGCGACCTTCTCCGACATCGCCAACGGCATCGCCATCGACTACGGCTTCTGGCTGGGTGACGCGTTTGCGTCCGGTGGTTCGGCCGGTTATGACCACAAGAAAATGGGCATTACCGCCAAAGGCGCGTGGGTGGGCGTACAACGTCACTTCCGCGAGCGCGGCATCAATGTTCAGGAAGACAGCATCACTGTTGTCGGCGTCGGCGACATGGCCGGTGACGTGTTCGGTAACGGCCTGTTGATGTCCGACAAGCTGCAACTGGTCGCTGCCTTCAACCACATGCACATCTTCATCGACCCGAACCCGAATCCGGCGACCAGCTTCGTCGAGCGTCAGCGCATGTTCGACCTGCCGCGTTCGGCCTGGACCGACTACGACACCAGCATCATGTCCGAAGGTGGCGGTATCTTCTCGCGCAGCGCGAAGAGCATCGCAATCTCCCCGCAGATGCAGGAACGCTTCGACATCAAGGCCGACAAGCTGACCCCGACCGAACTGCTGAACGCCTTGCTCAAGGCGCCGGTGGATCTGCTGTGGAACGGCGGTATCGGTACTTACGTGAAAGCGAGCACCGAGAGCCACGCCGATGTCGGCGACAAGGCCAACGATGCACTGCGCGTGAACGGTAACGAGCTGCGCTGCAAAGTGGTGGGCGAGGGCGGTAACCTCGGCATGACCCAACTGGGTCGTGTCGAATTCGGTCTGAATGGCGGCGGTTCCAACACCGACTTCATCGACAACGCCGGTGGCGTGGACTGCTCCGACCACGAAGTGAACATCAAGATCCTGCTGAACGAAGTGGTTCAGGCCGGTGACATGACCGACAAGCAACGCAACCAGTTGCTGGCGAGCATGACCGACGAAGTCGGCAATCTGGTGCTGGGCAACAACTACAAGCAGACTCAGGCCCTGTCCCTGGCGGCGCGTCGTGCGTATGCGCGCATCGCTGAGTACAAGCGTCTGATGGGCGATCTGGAAGGCCGTGGCAAGCTGGACCGTGCCATCGAGTTCCTGCCGACCGAAGAGCAACTGGCCGAGCGTATTGCTGAGGGCCACGGCCTGACCCGTCCTGAGCTGTCGGTGCTGATTTCGTACAGCAAGATCGACCTCAAAGAGCAGCTGTTGGGCTCCTTGGTGCCGGACGACGATTACCTGACCCGCGACATGGAAACGGCGTTCCCGCCGTCTCTGGTCAGCAAGTTCTCCGAAGCCATGCGTCGTCACCGTCTGAAGCGCGAGATCGTCAGCACCCAGATCGCCAACGACCTGGTCAACCACATGGGCATCACCTTCGTTCAACGACTCAAAGAGTCGACCGGCATGAGCCCGGCGAACGTGGCCGGCGCTTATGTGATCGTGCGCGACATCTTCCACCTCCCGCACTGGTTCCGTCAGATCGAAGCGCTGGACTACCAAGTCAGCGCTGACGTTCAGCTGGAGCTGATGGACGAGCTGATGCGTCTGGGCCGTCGCGCTACTCGCTGGTTCCTGCGTGCCCGCCGCAACGAGCAGAACGCTGCCCGTGACGTCGCGCACTTCGGTCCGCACCTGAAAGAGCTGGGTCTGAAGCTCGACGAACTGCTGAGCGGCGAAATCCGTGAAAACTGGCAGGCGCGTTATCAGGCGTACGTTGAAGCCGGAGTACCGGAATTGCTGGCGCGCATGGTTGCGGGCACCTCGCACCTGTACACGCTGCTGCCGATCATCGAAGCGTCCGACGTGACTGGCCAGAACCCTGCCGAAGTGGCCAAGGCCTACTTCGCCGTGGGCAGTGCGCTGGACATCACCTGGTACCTGCAACAGATCAGCGCGCTGCCGGTTGAAAACAACTGGCAGGCCCTGGCCCGTGAAGCGTTCCGTGATGATGTCGACTGGCAGCAACGTGCGATCACCATCTCCGTCCTGCAACAGGGCGACGGCACACTGGATGTGGAAGCACGTCTGGCGCTGTGGATGGAACAGCACGAAAGCATGATCTCGCGCTGGCGCGCCATGCTGGTGGAAATCCGCGCGGCAAGCGGCACGGACTACGCCATGTATGCAGTGGCCAACCGTGAGCTGCTGGATCTGGCGTTGAGTGGGCAAGCGGTAGTGCCTGCGGCTGCTGCGAATGCCGAGCTTGAATTGGCGTAA
- a CDS encoding secretin and TonB N-terminal domain-containing protein — translation MCLGWLLGCAAGHAMADAVPADLRMTLHIPAQDLAHALDQYSHATGVAVLVDSQLSRGRRSLAVDGEYTAADALRRLLGGSGLMARYARDDAFTLQVAQVEDVPAPAQKQTPESVAVNRNYATAVQAAIERNLCRSPLTRPGSYRAVLQVWVGRDGLVQHNRLVTSTGDVRRDNALVESFRNLKIDRPTPSALRQPVTLLLLPESSGKRMECTKWEGVSGG, via the coding sequence ATGTGTCTGGGGTGGCTGCTTGGCTGTGCGGCGGGCCACGCCATGGCCGACGCGGTGCCGGCGGACCTGCGCATGACGCTGCACATTCCGGCACAGGATCTGGCGCACGCGCTGGATCAGTACAGCCACGCCACTGGCGTTGCGGTGCTGGTCGACAGTCAGTTGAGTCGCGGTCGTCGCTCGCTCGCGGTGGACGGTGAATACACCGCCGCCGATGCCCTGCGTCGATTGCTCGGCGGCAGTGGTTTGATGGCGCGTTATGCCCGCGACGATGCGTTTACCTTGCAAGTGGCGCAGGTCGAAGACGTGCCGGCGCCGGCACAAAAACAGACGCCGGAAAGTGTCGCGGTCAACCGCAACTACGCCACGGCGGTGCAAGCGGCGATCGAGCGCAACCTGTGCCGTTCGCCGCTGACCCGACCGGGCAGTTATCGCGCGGTGTTACAGGTCTGGGTTGGCCGCGACGGCTTGGTGCAGCACAACCGGTTGGTCACTTCGACCGGTGATGTACGGCGCGACAACGCGCTGGTGGAAAGTTTTCGCAATCTCAAAATCGACCGGCCGACGCCCAGCGCCTTGCGTCAGCCGGTCACGTTGCTGTTGTTACCGGAGTCGTCAGGGAAACGCATGGAATGCACCAAATGGGAAGGAGTTTCCGGGGGATGA
- a CDS encoding ATPase: MKLALTSVLAISVLALSACSVPTAPQAVSSLDTLLPHPTGRSSATQVKSGPGVSLGVVYSPSTQTNREYLRDYQANAGTGFGQSLLVQPIHDAYVASSKPDMAVEWVNASLQRQFGSVTVYPDMQSLRAARPDVVAIVDTHSQLITSRSSDIKADVSADFYDARLNYIGTAKGSDARELTPVWADFKRSEEIVADINQQQDVQVRALQKFDRSLNNLVARPADKVSMLDSKQGQKLY; encoded by the coding sequence ATGAAACTTGCGCTCACCAGTGTACTGGCGATATCGGTTTTAGCTCTGTCAGCCTGTTCGGTACCCACCGCGCCTCAAGCCGTTTCCTCACTGGACACCCTGCTCCCCCATCCCACCGGCCGCAGCAGCGCCACCCAGGTAAAAAGCGGTCCCGGCGTGTCGCTCGGCGTGGTCTACAGCCCAAGCACCCAGACCAACCGTGAATACCTGCGTGACTACCAAGCCAACGCCGGCACCGGTTTCGGCCAGAGCCTGCTGGTGCAGCCGATCCACGACGCCTACGTCGCCAGCTCGAAACCGGACATGGCGGTGGAGTGGGTCAACGCGTCCTTGCAACGTCAGTTCGGCTCGGTGACGGTGTATCCGGACATGCAGAGCCTGCGGGCGGCCAGACCGGATGTGGTGGCGATCGTCGACACCCACAGCCAGTTGATCACTTCGCGCAGTTCCGACATCAAGGCGGATGTCAGTGCCGATTTTTATGATGCGCGGTTGAACTATATCGGTACGGCGAAAGGTTCAGATGCGCGGGAATTGACGCCAGTGTGGGCGGACTTCAAACGGTCGGAAGAGATAGTGGCGGATATTAATCAGCAGCAGGATGTGCAAGTTCGGGCGCTGCAGAAGTTTGACCGGTCGCTCAACAATTTAGTGGCCAGACCGGCGGACAAAGTGTCGATGCTGGATAGTAAACAAGGTCAGAAGTTGTATTGA
- a CDS encoding PLP-dependent aminotransferase family protein has translation MELHVVINGRKDLAGQLYQQLRGAIESGRLAAGTQLPPSRLLAEQLGISRKTISDTYAQLTYENFLTGVIGKGTYVNARPAQVQRKQSHTELASAEVIESWRNLPVFLRHPTLEGSLRYDFIGGATSKGQFPQDDWRRCVAHAMRQMSQSKGFYSVAEGLPALRNAIARHIAFSRGINCQDEDIVVCNGAQQALDLITRVLIRPGSLVAMEDPGYPPARLLFGTHGAEVVGIPVDAEGIQVELIPDGTRLIYVTPSHQFPLGMPMSQARREALLARAHELGAIIIEDDYDSEFRYEGRPTDSLFNLDQRGIVAYVGTFSKTLLPELRLGYAILPPAILEAVIRAKQLTDLHASTLPQWALAKFIAEGCLLKHIRRCHAIYAQRRERILARMATDLAPWLEAVPASAGFHMAVFCKVPIDLPLVIELAKKVEVGLYSINGFYHQQPAKNGLYFGFGAIETLDIDIALDRLRDILQQVA, from the coding sequence ATGGAACTTCACGTCGTGATCAACGGCCGCAAGGATCTTGCCGGTCAGTTGTATCAGCAGTTGCGCGGGGCCATCGAGTCCGGGCGTCTGGCTGCTGGCACGCAATTGCCGCCCAGCCGTCTGCTCGCCGAGCAATTGGGCATCTCGCGCAAGACCATTTCCGACACCTACGCGCAACTGACTTATGAAAACTTCCTCACCGGGGTGATCGGCAAAGGCACCTACGTCAACGCGCGCCCGGCGCAGGTTCAGCGCAAACAGAGTCACACCGAACTGGCCAGTGCCGAGGTGATCGAGAGCTGGCGCAATCTGCCGGTGTTTCTCCGTCACCCGACGCTGGAAGGCTCGCTGCGCTACGACTTCATCGGGGGCGCGACCAGCAAGGGCCAGTTTCCGCAGGATGACTGGCGCCGATGCGTCGCCCATGCGATGCGCCAGATGAGCCAGTCCAAGGGTTTCTACAGTGTCGCCGAAGGCCTGCCGGCGCTGCGCAATGCGATTGCCCGGCACATCGCGTTTTCTCGCGGGATCAACTGCCAGGATGAAGACATCGTCGTGTGCAATGGCGCGCAACAGGCGCTGGATCTGATCACCCGTGTGTTGATTCGCCCGGGCAGTCTGGTGGCGATGGAAGATCCCGGTTATCCGCCGGCGCGCCTGTTATTCGGCACCCATGGCGCCGAGGTGGTCGGGATTCCAGTGGATGCCGAGGGCATTCAGGTCGAGCTCATTCCCGATGGCACGCGCCTAATCTATGTCACGCCGTCGCACCAGTTCCCGTTGGGCATGCCGATGAGTCAGGCGCGCCGTGAAGCCTTGCTGGCTCGCGCTCATGAGTTGGGTGCGATCATCATCGAGGACGATTACGACAGCGAGTTTCGCTATGAAGGCCGGCCCACTGATTCGCTGTTCAATCTCGACCAGCGCGGCATCGTCGCCTACGTCGGGACATTCTCGAAAACCCTGCTGCCGGAGCTGCGCCTGGGCTATGCGATCCTGCCGCCGGCGATCCTTGAGGCGGTGATCCGCGCCAAGCAGCTCACTGACCTGCACGCTTCGACCCTGCCGCAATGGGCGCTGGCCAAGTTCATCGCCGAGGGTTGCCTGCTCAAGCATATACGCCGCTGTCATGCGATTTATGCGCAGCGCCGCGAGCGGATTCTGGCGCGCATGGCCACCGATCTGGCGCCATGGCTGGAGGCGGTGCCGGCCAGCGCCGGGTTTCATATGGCGGTGTTCTGCAAGGTGCCGATCGACTTGCCGCTGGTGATCGAACTGGCGAAAAAGGTCGAAGTCGGGCTGTACTCGATCAATGGTTTTTATCATCAGCAACCGGCGAAAAACGGTTTGTACTTCGGCTTCGGCGCCATCGAAACCCTGGACATCGATATCGCTCTGGATCGCCTGCGCGACATCCTCCAGCAGGTCGCCTGA